From a region of the Dictyostelium discoideum AX4 chromosome 2 chromosome, whole genome shotgun sequence genome:
- the psmD4 gene encoding 26S proteasome non-ATPase regulatory subunit 4 (Similar to VWFA~Similar to UIM) codes for MTLEATIVCLDNSEWMRNGDFTPSRSEAQKDAVNLICASKTQSNPESAVSIMSMAGKKPEVLVTLTQELSKILSGAQELKINGKIDFSTTMQIAQLALRHRQNNHQHPRIIAFVGSPLKETKEELIQLAKRLKKNGVAVDIINFGEVTENSDKLEAFINDVNNNDESHLLTVPPGPHILSDIILQSPIVESGSGQFGSEFINADTDPDLAMALKLSLEEEKQRQERERKAREEANGGSTNSGTTTTTAPTESNMDVNFEDDPELAEALALSMATDKMEVQSSTTNTDSQPPQQQQQPPTDDTSSEAFKDQDFLNSTLNSLPGVDPNRIKNALENLSKKDEDKDKDNEKK; via the exons atgaCACTTGAAGCAACAATTGTTTG tttagaTAATTCAGAATGGATGAGAAATGGTGATTTTACACCATCAAGATCAGAAGCTCAAAAAGATGctgttaatttaatttgtg CATCAAAAACACAGTCAAATCCTGAAAGTGCTGTTTCTATTATGTCAATGGCTGGTAAAAa ACCAGAAGTTTTAGTAACATTAACACAAGAATTAAGTAAGATTTTATCAGGAGctcaagaattaaaaattaatggtaaaattGATTTCTCAACAACCATGCAAATTGCTCAA ctTGCACTTAGACATAGACAAAATAATCATCAACATCCAAGAATTATAGCATTTGTTGGTAGTCCattaaaagaaacaaaagaagaattaattcaattagcAAAAcgtttaaaaaagaatggtgTTGCTGTGGATATTATTAACTTTGGTGAAGTTACTGAAAACTCTGATAAATTAGAAGCCTTTATAAAcgatgtaaataataatgatgaaag tcaTTTACTTACAGTACCACCAGGACCACATATTTTATCTGATATCATTTTACAATCACCAATTGTTGAATCAGGTTCAGGTCAATTTGGTAGTGAATTTATTAATGCAGATACAGATCCAGATCTCGCAATGGCACTTAAGCTCTCATTGGAAGAGGAAAAACAACGtcaagaaagagaaagaaaagCAAGAGAAGAAGCCAATGGTGGTTCAACCAATTCTggtactaccactaccactgcACCAACTGAATCAAATATGGATGTAAACTTTGAAGATGATCCAGAACTTGCTGAAGCTTTAGCATTATCAATGGCCACTGATAAAATGGAAGTTCAATCATCAACCACCAACACAGAttcacaaccaccacaacaacaacaacaaccaccaactGATGATACTTCATCAGAGGCTTTCAAAGATCAAgactttttaaattcaacctTAAATTCACTTCCAGGTGTTGATCCAAATAGAATCAAAAATGCTTTGGAAAATTTATCTAAAAAGGAtgaagataaagataaagataatgaaaaaaaataa